Proteins co-encoded in one Kribbella solani genomic window:
- a CDS encoding FMN-binding protein produces the protein MSVTSVAVVAVALRTSVHPQTAAVGAAVVATAPRSAAPRTTAPRTTAPRTTAPRTTPRVTRHRSSPPPAPTTTAPKSVTATGGVVDTQYGPVQVGVTVLGNHLTQVRTLQHPSGDGQTNRINSYAIPQLEQEAMKAGNAHLDTVSGATFTSQGYRQSLQSALDAAHGAR, from the coding sequence ATGTCGGTCACCAGCGTGGCGGTCGTAGCGGTTGCACTGAGAACCAGCGTGCATCCACAGACGGCTGCTGTTGGTGCAGCGGTCGTTGCTACTGCACCACGTAGCGCGGCGCCACGCACCACGGCGCCACGCACCACGGCGCCACGCACCACGGCGCCACGCACCACGCCACGCGTCACCCGCCATCGCAGCAGTCCGCCACCCGCTCCGACAACAACCGCACCGAAGTCGGTTACTGCTACCGGTGGGGTTGTCGACACGCAGTACGGACCCGTGCAGGTAGGAGTCACCGTGCTGGGCAACCACCTCACCCAGGTACGTACGCTCCAGCACCCAAGCGGCGACGGCCAGACCAACCGCATCAACAGCTACGCGATCCCGCAGCTGGAACAAGAAGCCATGAAGGCCGGAAACGCCCACCTGGACACGGTTTCCGGTGCGACCTTCACCTCGCAGGGCTACCGGCAATCACTCCAGTCAGCTCTCGACGCGGCGCACGGTGCGCGATGA
- a CDS encoding antitoxin yields the protein MGVFDNIKNAAEELKDKAADLVDGHSDKIGEGLDKAGEFADEKTGGQYGDKIDQGVDAAKDQIGKLDSQNDGQA from the coding sequence ATGGGCGTTTTCGACAACATCAAGAATGCTGCTGAAGAGCTGAAGGACAAGGCGGCCGACCTGGTCGACGGTCACAGCGACAAGATCGGCGAGGGCCTGGACAAGGCCGGCGAGTTCGCCGACGAGAAGACCGGCGGCCAGTACGGCGACAAGATCGACCAGGGTGTCGACGCCGCCAAGGACCAGATCGGCAAACTGGACTCCCAGAACGACGGCCAGGCCTGA
- a CDS encoding FMN-binding protein, with product MTSHSERLRRNLAVGGGTGVLLLLLFLYPTSTNRTEGQSTPAASAGVVSNSTGELVINGSSAGTRYGPVQVRITVRANRLIAVTPLVYPNGGRRDQEISTYALPQLTHEALAAQTAHIDTVSGATFTSDGYRRSLQSALDSAHLTS from the coding sequence ATGACCAGCCACTCGGAACGCCTACGCCGCAACCTGGCCGTCGGCGGCGGCACCGGCGTACTACTGCTGTTGCTGTTCCTCTACCCAACCAGCACGAACCGCACCGAAGGACAGTCCACTCCGGCCGCATCAGCGGGCGTCGTCAGCAACTCAACCGGCGAACTGGTGATCAACGGTTCATCCGCTGGCACCCGGTACGGCCCGGTTCAGGTACGCATCACCGTCCGCGCCAACCGCTTGATCGCCGTCACCCCACTGGTGTATCCGAACGGTGGCCGCCGCGATCAGGAGATCAGCACGTACGCGCTGCCTCAACTCACACACGAAGCACTGGCAGCCCAAACCGCCCACATCGACACGGTCTCCGGCGCCACCTTCACCTCGGACGGCTACCGCCGCTCGCTCCAGTCCGCGCTGGACAGCGCGCACCTCACCAGCTGA
- a CDS encoding ferric reductase-like transmembrane domain-containing protein: protein MTYRGPAEVMNRPRITHARRRPRRTPSWWRDAIGVLCWVTVLVVVALWVSGRGFQNLLSGPADLLTSLGRLSGLVAADLLLVQVFLMARVPMIERSYGQDELARRHRLVGFWSFNLLLLHIGLILVGYTLRDHNDLVHETWSVVTTYGGMLLATAATLALTLVVVTSVRAARRALRYESWHLLHLYAYLGVGLSIPHEIWTGADFTTSALARTYWWSVYGVALGAILLYRVALPLWRTLRHGLTVREVIPEAPGVVTVLLGGRGLHRMPVQAGQYFVFRFLDGPGWSRGNPYSLSASPAPDRLRVTAKTAGDGGSRLARVRPGTRVAVEGPYGRLTAERRVTERVAMFACGIGITPLRALLEELSYAPGDAVLVYRAHDAGDLVFREELEHLARVRGITVHYLLGPRIQRRKSWLPVGAEAWSDEDAVRRAVPELELYDVYVCGPDRWMDALCAAVLTAGLPAGQLHQERFSW, encoded by the coding sequence ATGACGTACCGCGGGCCAGCAGAGGTGATGAACCGGCCCCGGATCACCCACGCCCGACGCAGGCCGCGCCGTACGCCCAGCTGGTGGCGTGATGCCATCGGAGTGCTGTGCTGGGTGACAGTACTGGTGGTGGTCGCGCTCTGGGTGTCGGGACGTGGCTTCCAGAACCTCCTGAGCGGCCCGGCCGACCTGCTCACGTCACTCGGGCGGCTGTCTGGGCTGGTGGCGGCTGATCTGCTGCTCGTACAGGTGTTCCTGATGGCACGGGTGCCGATGATCGAGCGCAGCTACGGACAGGACGAGCTGGCACGAAGGCATCGGCTGGTCGGGTTCTGGTCGTTCAACCTCTTGCTGCTGCACATCGGCCTGATCCTGGTCGGGTACACACTGCGCGACCACAACGACCTGGTACATGAGACGTGGTCGGTGGTCACTACGTACGGCGGCATGCTGCTGGCGACCGCTGCGACTCTTGCACTCACCCTGGTCGTGGTGACGTCGGTGCGTGCGGCACGACGCGCATTGCGGTACGAGTCGTGGCACCTGCTGCACTTGTACGCGTACCTGGGCGTGGGTTTGTCGATACCGCATGAGATCTGGACCGGCGCCGACTTCACCACGTCGGCGTTGGCGCGTACCTACTGGTGGTCCGTGTACGGTGTCGCGCTCGGTGCGATCTTGTTGTACCGGGTGGCGCTGCCGTTGTGGCGTACGCTCCGGCACGGACTCACCGTGCGCGAGGTGATCCCCGAGGCGCCTGGTGTGGTGACGGTTCTGCTGGGTGGACGCGGGTTGCATCGGATGCCGGTGCAGGCGGGGCAGTACTTCGTGTTCCGGTTCCTGGATGGACCGGGGTGGTCGCGCGGCAACCCGTACTCGCTGTCGGCTTCGCCTGCACCGGATCGGCTGCGGGTGACTGCGAAGACGGCGGGGGATGGGGGTAGCCGGTTGGCGCGGGTACGGCCGGGGACACGGGTCGCGGTGGAGGGACCGTACGGGCGGCTGACCGCGGAGCGGCGGGTGACGGAACGCGTGGCGATGTTCGCGTGCGGCATTGGGATCACGCCGTTGCGGGCGTTGCTGGAGGAGCTCTCGTACGCGCCGGGTGACGCGGTGCTGGTGTACCGGGCGCATGACGCGGGTGATCTGGTGTTCCGGGAGGAGCTGGAGCATCTGGCGCGGGTACGGGGGATCACCGTGCACTATCTGCTCGGGCCGCGGATTCAGCGGCGTAAGTCGTGGCTGCCCGTCGGGGCGGAGGCGTGGTCGGACGAGGACGCCGTGCGGCGGGCGGTCCCGGAGCTGGAGCTGTACGACGTGTACGTGTGCGGGCCGGATCGCTGGATGGATGCACTGTGCGCGGCCGTACTGACGGCCGGACTGCCGGCGGGACAGCTGCACCAGGAGCGGTTCTCGTGGTGA
- a CDS encoding response regulator transcription factor, translating into MTARILLVEDDADLARLLDRALSGEGYAVTRAGDGHTGLHLALTHPVDAMIVDRGLPAVEGLDLIARLRSRGVGTPILVLSARNSTADRVEGLDAGAEDYLTKPFELTELMARVRALLRRHLDHAVQLAVPGGVLDLDHRTVRRDDGASVELSEREAALLGLLAARPGAVFSRSDLLDRVFDEAESETVVDTYVHYCRRKLGRGVISTVRGLGYRLGAP; encoded by the coding sequence ATGACCGCGCGCATCCTCCTGGTCGAGGACGACGCCGACCTGGCCCGGTTGCTGGACCGGGCGCTCAGTGGCGAGGGGTACGCCGTGACGCGCGCCGGTGACGGTCACACCGGGCTGCACCTCGCGCTGACTCACCCGGTGGACGCGATGATTGTCGACCGTGGTCTGCCCGCCGTCGAAGGACTGGACCTGATCGCCCGGTTGCGCAGTCGCGGTGTCGGTACGCCGATCCTGGTTCTGTCGGCACGGAACAGTACGGCGGATCGGGTCGAAGGACTGGATGCGGGCGCTGAGGACTATCTGACCAAGCCGTTCGAGCTGACGGAGTTGATGGCTCGCGTACGTGCGCTGCTGCGGCGGCATCTCGATCATGCGGTGCAGCTCGCGGTACCAGGTGGCGTACTCGATCTGGATCACCGGACCGTACGACGTGACGACGGTGCGTCGGTGGAGCTGTCCGAACGAGAGGCGGCATTGCTGGGCTTACTGGCGGCACGGCCTGGCGCTGTCTTCAGCCGGTCGGACCTGCTGGACCGGGTGTTCGACGAGGCGGAGTCGGAGACAGTTGTCGATACGTACGTGCACTACTGCCGGCGCAAGCTGGGGCGGGGCGTGATCAGCACCGTACGCGGGCTCGGGTACCGGTTGGGTGCGCCATGA
- a CDS encoding sensor histidine kinase — MSARLIGDEVLVRRAARGVAVQAAALVALAMLLLIALVTVVVVREQTNAADDLLRSAISTADDVGDPPAGAWLVMTNSAGTTTSPGLPASLLPDLATLRTEASEQVHLSTVEDDDGGYRIATGLSNGRPVQAVLDLATTQQERARLFQAMGIASGAALLLAVLLGVLIGRRAVRPLAQALTLQRAFVADAGHELRTPLTLLSTRAQLLERSLRRADADEDVLDDADGVLRDTRRLAEVVDDLLAAADPRGMEDGQPVDLIGIAADVADSAAAHAGEAGVRLRWESELQSAPALGTASAIRRATLALVDNAIDHTPRDGTVRIAVRRHRGDLILSVSDTGPGIGPEAAQRVLRRFDTGGHRSGRAHYGLGLALAHDVANRLGGQLRLAPADVGATFELVLPALAEAGPRKD; from the coding sequence ATGAGCGCACGGCTGATCGGGGACGAGGTACTGGTCCGCCGCGCGGCGCGGGGCGTCGCCGTACAGGCTGCAGCCCTGGTGGCGCTTGCGATGCTGCTGCTGATCGCACTGGTCACTGTGGTGGTCGTACGCGAGCAGACGAACGCTGCGGACGATCTGCTCCGCTCGGCGATCAGTACCGCTGACGACGTGGGTGATCCGCCTGCTGGGGCCTGGCTGGTGATGACGAACTCAGCTGGTACTACAACCTCGCCTGGTCTGCCTGCGAGCCTGCTGCCGGACCTGGCGACGCTGCGTACGGAGGCATCGGAGCAGGTTCATCTGAGTACCGTCGAGGACGACGACGGCGGCTATCGGATCGCTACTGGGTTGTCGAACGGCCGGCCAGTACAGGCGGTACTGGATCTGGCGACGACCCAGCAGGAGCGTGCACGGCTGTTCCAGGCGATGGGGATTGCTTCCGGCGCGGCACTACTACTGGCAGTTCTGTTGGGCGTTCTGATCGGACGCCGGGCAGTGCGGCCGTTGGCACAGGCATTGACGTTGCAGCGCGCGTTCGTTGCCGATGCGGGGCATGAGCTGCGTACGCCGTTGACGCTGCTGAGTACGCGGGCCCAACTGCTCGAACGGTCGTTGCGGCGTGCGGATGCGGATGAGGACGTACTGGATGACGCTGACGGCGTACTGCGTGACACGCGGCGCTTGGCGGAGGTAGTGGACGACCTGCTGGCCGCAGCTGATCCACGCGGCATGGAGGACGGCCAACCGGTTGATCTGATCGGGATCGCTGCGGACGTCGCGGACAGTGCGGCGGCGCACGCGGGGGAGGCGGGCGTACGGCTGCGCTGGGAGAGCGAGCTGCAGTCAGCGCCGGCGTTGGGGACGGCGAGTGCGATTCGGCGCGCGACACTCGCTCTGGTCGACAATGCGATCGACCACACACCACGCGACGGGACGGTGCGGATCGCCGTACGGCGGCATCGTGGGGACCTGATCCTGTCGGTGAGCGACACCGGCCCTGGGATCGGACCGGAGGCCGCACAGCGCGTACTGCGGCGCTTCGACACGGGCGGTCACCGGTCGGGGCGGGCGCACTACGGGCTCGGTCTGGCGCTCGCGCACGACGTGGCGAACCGCCTGGGCGGACAGCTTCGCCTGGCGCCCGCTGACGTCGGCGCGACGTTCGAGCTGGTACTGCCTGCGCTAGCGGAGGCAGGTCCAAGGAAGGACTAA